One segment of Fusarium falciforme chromosome 13, complete sequence DNA contains the following:
- a CDS encoding PKS-ER domain-containing protein, which yields MASFNIPKEQWAQVRQRPGGSVIYKKVPVQMPGPDEVLVNVKYSGICHTDLHAMTGDLPLKRKTPLVGGHEGTGVVVAKGELVTNLEIGDHAGIKWLNGSCLTCTFCLQGNEKLCLRPLLSGYTVDGTFQQYSIAKATHIIRIPIDCSLEDVCPILCTGLMVYKGLKESGARPGQYVAIVGAGSGLGCFALQYAKAMGIHSIAVDTGSGKSQTCTDLGAATFIDFEKSSDIGRDIRAAVPDGLGPHAIILLATHEELFEHASKYVRSHGSVVYISIPGHMYLEAPILDTAVRMVGIGGNNVGNRQDAAEAVEFFRLGLIKAPHKLIGLSQLQDVYDLMLKDEFVGRYVVDTSK from the exons ATGGCTTCCTTTAATATCCCAAAGGAACAATGGGCACAAGTACGCCAAAGGCCCGGCGGAT CGGtcatttataaaaaagtgcCCGTGCAAATGCCCGGCCCTGATGAGGTCTTGGTTAACGTGAAGTACTCGGGCATCTGCCACACCGATCTACATGCTATGACGGGCGATTTGCCGCTAAAGAGGAAGACTCCTCTGGTTGGTGGCCACGAAGGCACCGGTGTTGTGGTCGCCAAGGGTGAGCTTGTGACGAATCTTGAGATTGGTGATCATGCCGGTATCAAGTGGCTGAATGGCTCTTGTTTGACCTGTACTTTCTGTTTACAAGGCAACGAGAAGCTCTGTCTCCGGCCTCTCCTGTCCGGCTACACTGTCGACGGCACTTTCCAGCAATATTCTATCGCCAAGGCAACGCACATCATCCGCATTCCTATCGATTGTAGCCTAGAGGACGTTTGCCCTATTCTCTGCACAGGTCTCATGGTCTATAAGGGGCTCAAGGAGTCCGGTGCCCGCCCCGGGCAATATGTCGCTATTGTGGGTGCGGGTAGTGGCTTGGGATGCTTCGCTCTACAGtacgccaaggccatgggcaTCCACAGCATTGCCGTCGATACCGGGAGTGGCAAATCCCAAACCTGTACAGATTTGGGCGCAGCGACATTTATCGATTTCGAAAAGTCCTCAGATATTGGCAGGGATATCAGGGCCGCAGTCCCAGACGGATTAGGACCCCACGCTATCATTCTGCTCGCAACCCACGAGGAGCTATTCGAGCATGCATCCAAGTATGTCCGTTCGCACGGCAGTGTTGTCTATATTAGTATCCCAGGTCATATGTACCTCGAGGCGCCGATATTGGATACAGCCGTCCGCATGGTCGGTATCGGAGGCAACAATGTGGGGAACCGGCAAGACGCGGCCGAGGCTGTTGAATTCTTCCGGCTCGGGCTGATTAAAGCGCCGCACAAGCTTATCGGTCTGAGCCAGCTCCAGGATGTGTATGATCTGATGCTAAAGGATGAGTTTGTGGGCCGGTACGTGGTCGATACGAGCAAATGA
- a CDS encoding Formate dehydrogenase, with protein MVCSQLVSRLGRRVLSPPLYQITSSLLPGRVYPGFRRTMQTKSRANQGKVLMVLYPGGQHAKDQPELVACVENELGLREWIEELGHKLVSTADKDGEASEFDKQLEDAEVIVTTPFHPGYLTAERLSRAKNLRLAVTAGIGSDHIDLDAANKANGGITVAEITGCNVVSVAEHVVMTMLVLMKNFVPAHDMIREGRWDVAEVAKNNYDIEDKVVGTVGAGRIGERVLRRLAPFHCKELLYFDYQPLSSEVEKDIGCRRVESLEEMVSQCDIVNIECPLYAETRGLFNKDLIAKMKPGSYLINTARGAIVDAQAASDALNSGHIRGIGGDVWFPQPAPKDNPLRYAEHPWGGGNAWVPHMSGTSLDAQKRYAAGVKTVLSAYFSGREDYPLEDLICHKGDYVTKAYGQRVKEA; from the exons ATGGTATGCAGTCAACTTGTTTCGCGGCTGGGACGTCGCGTCTTATCCCCTCCACTCTACCAAATTACGAGCAGCTTATTGCCCGGCCGTGTGTATCCGGGTTTTAGGAGAACTATGCAGACTAAGTCACGGGCAAATCAGGGCAAAGTTCTGATGGTCCTGTACCCT GGCGGCCAGCACGCGAAGGATCAACCCGAGCTCGTCGCATGCGTTGAGAATGAGCTTGGTCTCCGAGAGTGGATTGAAGAACTGGGGCACAAGCTTGTCAGCACCGCTgacaaggatggcgaggccTCCGAGTTTGACAAGCAGTTGGAAGACGCTGAGGTGATTGTCACTACTCC ATTCCACCCTGGATACCTGACCGCCGAGCGTCTGTCCAGAGCCAAGAATCTCCGGCTTGCAGTCACTGCTGGCATTGGATCTGACCACATCGACCTGGACGCTGCGAATAAGGCCAATGGAGGCATTACTGTCGCCGAAATCACAGGTTGCAACGTGGTGTCTGTTGCAGAGCATGTGGTTATGACTATGCTCGTCCTGATGAAGAACTTTGTCCCAGCTCATGACATGATCAGGGAGGGACGATGGGATGTTGCCGAGGTTGCCAAGAACAACTATGATATCGAGGATAAGGTTGTGGGCACCGTTGGAGCCGGCCGTATTGGAGAACGAGTCCTGCGGCGCCTGGCACCCTTTCATTGCAAGGAACTACTATACTTTGACTATCAGCCTCTCTCGTctgaggttgagaaggacATCGGCTGCCGTCGTGTCGAAAGTCTTGAGGAGATGGTTTCTCAGTGTGATATTGTCAATATCGAGTGTCCCCTCTACGCCGAGACTCGAGGACTCTTTAACAAAGAcctcatcgccaagatgaagccag gctcttatcttattaataccgCTCGTGGGGCTATTGTCGACGCTCAAGCCGCCTCAGATGCCCTGAACAGCGGCCACATCCGGGGTATAGGCGGTGACGTGTGGTTCCCCCAACCGGCTCCAAAGGACAACCCTCTCCGATATGCTGAGCATCCTTGGGGTGGAGGGAATGCCTGGGTGCCTCATATGTCGGGAACATCTTTGGACGCACAG AAGCGTTATGCCGCTGGTGTGAAGACTGTACTAAGCGCTTATTTCTCGGGTCGTGAGGACTACCCACTGGAGGACTTGATCTGCCACAAGGGAGATTACGTCACAAAGGCCTACGGCCAACGGGTCAAGGAGGCCTGA
- a CDS encoding SHSP domain-containing protein: MAFFPRNYYNTDVSFTPLFQLLNDFDHYSRQGQSGRHTGLAHWQPKFDACETDEAYELHGEIPGMNKEDVQIEFTEPQTMVIRGKTERTYTFGSRPAGLVEGATMHGAITGGEGEHSTSHRATGEVKRSQQTEKAERQPDDKAKYWLSERSVGEFSRSFSFPASVDQNRVSASFSDGILSIIVPKVKKHESRRINIT; the protein is encoded by the coding sequence ATGGCTTTCTTTCCCCGCAACTATTACAACACTGACGTCTCCTTTACACCGCTCTTCCAGCTCCTTAATGATTTCGACCACTACTCTCGACAAGGCCAGAGCGGTCGCCATACTGGACTTGCCCATTGGCAGCCCAAGTTTGACGCATGCGAGACCGACGAGGCCTACGAGCTTCACGGAGAGATCCCTGGCATGAACAAGGAGGACGTCCAAATCGAGTTTACTGAGCCACAGACAATGGTCATCCGTGGAAAGACTGAGCGGACGTATACCTTTGGCAGCCGCCctgctggccttgtcgaAGGCGCCACCATGCACGGTGCCATCACAGGGGGTGAGGGGGAGCATTCAACATCGCACCGGGCTACGGGTGAGGTCAAGCGCTCCCAGCAGACTGAGAAAGCTGAGAGGCAGCCCGACGATAAAGCGAAGTACTGGCTCTCCGAGCGCAGCGTCGGCGAGTTCTCGCgcagcttcagcttcccCGCTAGCGTGGACCAGAACCGTGTCAGCGCCAGCTTCAGCGACGGTATCCTCAGCATTATCGTCCCCAAGGTTAAGAAGCACGAGTCCCGCCGCATCAATATCACCTGA
- a CDS encoding ATP-dependent DNA helicase, whose amino-acid sequence MQVRGQQYKYRGHIVHFLRDVGKVYRQLPLLPSELDVILLRPPNASEHAHLDRQFRRQFRVRRRCLQAWLDFLRQSHPGYRDITVCQKRISVLPEDGDVLDEVAAVDVTDPLSTDLGVTENDDVEPDERDGTKWTRWGRQAKPRVLYYFPRYNSSRQHDQYGDFCRVKLMLAHPHRDPNQLRKINGVEYASYAPAAEFCYGNHQHPDDYYGTPDAEERRPDPDEFEQEYHEPDLVEEDWLELARQLPDCPPSQEAIDLLGRRDIGIQYDWTPHIGRYGDPAIIQGDYWRRQIEQHRLDMDVEDLLLEVRDTLNPEQRIVYDTFIGHFQSGSEEQILLQVDGGGGTGKSYMIKVLSSHLQRLAGGRPSPIWRAAPTGVASNQIMGTTLHSLLQLPVDRAFAELSPAGANAIQKKLRDVRYLVIDEKSMLGLRQLSWVDKRLRQVFPDRAADLFGGMNIILVGDFFQLPPVANKPLYFDGPLKDLHEISGQIAYRAFSHTVFLKKIERQQGDDQTGFRLSLEELRGLKLSVESWRLLSQRVQVKLSQCEVDKFDAALRIYSKKARVNEYNYKHLVHLKQPAIQVMAENIGNGADKATSEQAGNLVGQFPACIGARLMLT is encoded by the exons ATGCAGGTCCGGGGCCAGCAATACAAGTATCGTGGCCATATCGTGCACTTTCTCCGCGATGTTGGCAAGGTGTATCGCCAACTTCCTCTTCTACCTTCTGAATTAGATGTTATCCTGCTACGCCCCCCGAATGCAAGCGAGCATGCCCACCTTGACCGTCAATTCAGACGCCAGTTCCGCGTACGCCGTCGCTGTCTACAGGCGTGGCTGGATTTCCTGCGTCAGAGCCACCCGGGTTACCGAGATATTACCGTCTGCCAGAAGCGGATATCAGTGTTACCCGAAGACGGTGATgtgcttgatgaggttgcTGCTGTAGATGTTACTGATCCTCTTTCAACTGATTTGGGTGTCACGGAGAATGACGATGTTGAGCCGGATGAG AGGGACGGGACAAAGTGGACACGTTGGGGTCGTCAAGCCAAGCCTCGTGTTCTATACTACTTCCCGCGGTATAACTCTAGCCGTCAGCATGACCAATACGGTGATTTTTGCCGCGTCAAGCTGATGCTGGCCCATCCACATCGCGATCCCAACCAACTACGCAAGATCAACGGCGTTGAGTACGCCTCTTACGCACCTGCCGCCGAATTCTGTTACGGAAATCACCAACACCCTGACGATTACTACGGCACACCTGACGCGGAGGAACGCCGGCCGGATCCGGATGAGTTCGAGCAAGAATATCACGAACCTGACCTTGTGGAGGAGGACTGGCTCGAGCTTGCCCGCCAGCTCCCCGACTGCCCACCAAGCCAGGAGGCAATAGATCTTCTTGGCAGACGGGATATCGGCATCCAATACGATTGGACACCCCACATCGGCCGCTATGGTGACCCAGCAATCATTCAAGGCGACTATTGGCGCCGTCAGATTGAGCAACATCGTCTCGATATGGATGTTGAAGACCTGCTTTTAGAGGTCCGCGATACGCTCAACCCAGAGCAGCGGATAGTATACGATACCTTTATTGGGCACTTCCAAAGCGGCAGCGAAGAGCAGATTCTGCTCCAAGTTGACGGTGGTGGCGGGACAGGCAAGTCCTACATGATCAAGGTTCTGTCTTCGCATCTTCAGAGGCTCGCTGGTGGGCGGCCCAGTCCGATCTGGAGAGCTGCACCCACGGGTGTTGCAAGCAACCAGATCATGGGGACGACCCTACACTCTCTCCTCCAGCTACCTGTTGATAGGGCTTTTGCAGAGCTATCGCCAGCAGGTGCTAATGCTatccagaagaagctgcgGGACGTTCGGTATCTCGTGATCGATGAAAAGAGTATGTTGGGTCTGCGCCAGCTTTCGTGGGTTGACAAACGCCTCCGCCAAGTCTTTCCCGACAGAGCAGCTGACTTGTTTGGTGGCATGaacatcatcctcgttgGTGACTTCTTCCAGCTGCCGCCGGTTGCGAACAAGCCTCTCTACTTTGATGGGCCACTCAAGGACCTGCATGAGATCTCTGGCCAGATAGCGTATAGGGCATTCAGCCACAccgtcttcttgaagaagatCGAGCGGCAGCAGGGCGATGACCAGACTGGTTTTCGTCTGTCGCTTGAAGAACTGCGCGGTCTGAAGTTATCCGTCGAATCATGGAGACTTCTGAGCCAGCGCGTGCAGGTCAAGCTAAGCCAGTGCGAGGTAGATAAGTTCGATGCTGCTCTCCGGATCTATAGCAAGAAAGCTCGTGTCAATGAGTACAACTACAAGCACCTCGTCCATCTGAAGCAGCCAGCAATCCAGGTCATGGCCGAGAACATCGGTAATGGTGCTGATAAGGCAACATCTGAACAGGCTGGCAACCTGGTTGGCCAGTTTCCGGCATGTATCGGTGCTCGTCTCATGCTGACCTAG
- a CDS encoding Methyltransferase type 11 has translation MSIYGRATFSAAGYAAARPTYPASLFKTILGYYHREDPHGTLLDLGSGHGIVARELSPRFARAIAIDPSAGMMQQGMQATAQFSKISFRQGSAEDLSFLPAHSVDMAVAGESAHWFDYPRVWPELSRVVKSGGSLAFWGYKDNIIIGHPQANKIFERFCYGEGDVSPGLEGLNQYWERPARDTLRGLLADVKPPESEWDKIKRITYNVDKDTTEVADPETAWMRSKINLGQFEAYVRAFTAYRGWMDAHPDKKSRAEGGEGDIVDILFDQILEAEPEWKAQGDRWRDIEVESVWGTYILLAKRK, from the exons ATGTCCATTTATGG GAGGGCAACTTTCTCTGCTGCAGGGTACGCCGCAGCCAGGCCCACGTATCCTGCAAGTCTGTTCAAGACAATTCTGGGGTATTATCATCGTGAGGATCCTCATGGTACGCTGCTGGACTTGGGTTCTGGCCATGGAATTGTTGCTAGGGAGCTGAGCCCCCGTTTTGCCAGAGCCATCGCCATTGACCCGAGTGCTGGTATGATGCAGCAAGGAATGCAAGCCACTGCCCAGTTCTCCAAGATCTCGTTCCGCCAGGGCAGCGCCGAGGACTTGTCTTTTCTACCCGCGCACTCGGTAGACATGGCTGTAGCCGGCGAGTCAGCGCATTGGTTCGACTACCCCAGAGTCTGGCCAGAGTTGTCCAGGGTAGTCAAGTCAGGCGGCTCACTGGCCTTTTGGGGGTACAAGGACAACATCATCATTGGACACCCGCAAGCCAACAAGATATTTGAGAGGTTCTGCTACGGCGAAGGAGATGTGTCGCCCGGGCTGGAAGGGTTGAACCAGTATTGGGAGCGTCCCGCGCGAGACACCCTCCGGGGCCTGTTGGCGGACGTCAAGCCCCCTGAGTCGGAGTGGGACAAGATCAAGCGAATCACTTACAACGTTGACAAGGACACGACTGAGGTTGCAGACCCAGAGACGGCCTGGATGAGGAGCAAGATCAATCTCGGACAGTTTGAGGCTTATGTGCGGGCCTTCACTGCGTACCGGGGCTGGATGGATGCGCACCCGGACAAGAAGAGCCGTGCCGAAGGTGGTGAGGGAGACATTGTGGACATTTTGTTTGACCAGATCCTGGAGGCGGAACCCGAGTGGAAGGCACAGGGTGATCGCTGGAGAGATATCGAGGTTGAATCAGTCTGGGGCACGTACATTTTGCTGGCGAAGAGGAAGTGA
- a CDS encoding CoA-binding domain-containing protein, which produces MMTTEATVRKFFAPSAFAVVGAKLNPRQVRPPRSDPFFAWYLYHDLPVTPINPGSATISALEKDHPTVPSVAALPNPKQTSISVITPPSATLKVLQEAKELGIPSAWLQPGSFDDDVLKFANEQGGFDAVVAGDGGRGHEGWCILVDGERGLKAAGKL; this is translated from the exons ATGATGACCACCGAAGCCACTGTTCGCAAGTTCTTTGCGCCCTCCGCCTTCGCGGTGGTGGGTGCTAAGCTCAATCCCCGCCAAGTTCGGCCACCGAGGTCCGATCCAT TCTTTGCCTGGTATCTCTATCATGACTTGCCAGTCACTCCCATCAATCCGGGGTCGGCAACTATTTCTGCTCTGGAAAAGGACCATCCCACCGTCCCCAGCGTCGCGGCGCTTCCCAACCCCAAACAGACGTCCATCTCAGTCATCACTCCCCCCTCGGCAACCCTCAAGGTGCTCCAGGAGGCAAAGGAGCtggggatcccgtccgcgtGGCTGCAGCCTGGTAGCTTTGACGATGACGTCCTCAAGTTTGCCAATGAGCAAGGCGGATTCGATGCAGTCGTggctggcgatggcggcCGGGGTCACGAAGGGTGGTGCATTTTAGTGGATGGTGAGCGAGGACTGAAAGCAGCTGGGAAGCTGTAA
- a CDS encoding DDE-Tnp-1-7 domain-containing protein, which translates to MTFDRFQLLHRHLRLFNPFSLAKEAAKAGLAKVFAAADEWSRHLQYASTEFLKPGTNIAVDECMIRYTGRSYPTTRVSNKPIPVGFKIWATAQKGLFLRWLWHEPEKRYGPVSLVTRLRSQRRRRLSTRLNPTQSIVIALIDKLPKAKYHVFIDNLFSSADLFRSLRQYGHGAIGTARRNCGIYAPFAKLKGDDSAGRRLLQFNEVRMAPTVDNKVNQIAWKDNALVLFLSTVFKDDELVIRKRKRPNTDQARARPIQRFFGDEAVKAFAIPSIAATYNDEMNHVDRGDQLRASRGYSHSIRRGP; encoded by the exons ATGACTTTTGACCGCTTTCAACTACTTCATCGGCACCTTCGGCTCTTCAACCCCTTCAGCCTCGCCAAAGAGGCTGCCAAAGCTGGCCTTGCGAAGGTCTTCGCCGCCGCTGACGAGTGGTCTCGGCACCTACAATACGCGTCAACTGAATTCCTCAAGCCGGGCACGAATATCGCTGTGGACGAGTGTATGATCCGCTATACAGGAAGGTCATACCCGACAACACGAGTCTCAAATAAGCCTATCCCCGTGGGCTTCAAGATCTGGGCCACGGCGCAAAAAGGCCTCTTCTTGCGGTGGCTTTGGCACGAGCCGGAAAAGAGATACGGTCCAGTTAGCCTCGTAACGCGGCTTCGATCtcagagaagaaggcgacTTTCCACACGCCTCAATCCGACACAAAGCATAGTTATTGCCCTTATTGACAAGCTGCCAAAAGCCAAATATCACGTCTTCATtgataacctcttctcgtccGCTGACCTCTTTAGAAGCCTCCGTCAGTACGGCCACGGGGCCATAGGCACGGCCCGCCGCAACTGTGGTATCTACGCCCCCTTCGCGAAGCTCAAAGGCGATGATTCTGCCGGCCGGAGGCTCCTTCAGTTCAATGAAGTCAGAATGGCTCCAACAGTTGATAATAAG GTCAACCAAATCGCGTGGAAGGATAACGCCCTCGTGCTCTTCTTATCTACTGTATTCAAAGACGACGAGCTTGTCAtacggaagaggaagaggccaaaTACAGATCAAGCCCGCGCACGGCCAATACAGCGTTTTTTTGGTGACGAAGCCGTCAAGGCCTTTGCGATCCCTTCTATCGCCGCTACGTACAACGATGAGATGAACCATGTGGACCGTGGCGACCAACTGAGGGCATCACGAGGCTATAGTCACTCAATTCGTCGCGGCCCTTAG